The following are from one region of the Oncorhynchus tshawytscha isolate Ot180627B linkage group LG24, Otsh_v2.0, whole genome shotgun sequence genome:
- the LOC112223364 gene encoding heparan sulfate glucosamine 3-O-sulfotransferase 6-like → MAAFHHSNPTDRDIRRVLQKLLIMLSLGIICVSLFYFLAGCCESDIRENSISQRPASEFLLSGWYHDRNGTLYKDVVMVQNEDGYPVAGERSTITPVLETNNSVKDLMATRRLPQALIIGVKKGGTRALLEFLRLHPDIRALGSEPHFFDRHYARGLDWYRSMMPRALDGQVVMEKTPRYFVTVETPGRVHSMSHDVKLIIVVRDPVTRAISDYTQIISKTPHIPTFETLAFKNRTNGEIDSLWSPLWIGLYAQHLERWLAWFPRAQIHLVSGEGLISDPAGELGKVQDFLGLQRIVTDKHFYFNKTKGFPCLKKPEGSSKPHCLGKTKGRTHASIDPEVIQRLREFYRPHNQRFYQMTGQNFGWQ, encoded by the exons ATGGCAGCTTTTCACCACAGCAACCCAACGGACAGGGACATCAGGAGGGTTCTCCAAAAACTTCTAATCATGCTCTCTCTGGGAATAATCTGTGTCTCTCTTTTCTACTTCCTCGCGGGATGCTGCGAGTCGGACATAAGGGAAAACTCCATCTCTCAAAGACCCGCCAGTGAGTTTCTTTTATCAGGATGGTATCATGACAGAAACGGGACGTTGTATAAGGACGTTGTAATGGTACAGAATGAAGATGGATACCCAGTAGCCGGGGAGAGGAGCACAATAACTCCGGTTTTGGAGACGAATAACTCGGTTAAAGATTTGATGGCGACACGGCGGTTACCCCAAGCCCTCATTATAGGGGTAAAGAAGGGTGGCACGAGGGCTCTTTTGGAGTTTCTCAGGCTGCACCCGGACATCCGCGCGCTGGGCTCTGAACCGCACTTCTTTGACCGGCATTACGCACGAGGTTTGGACTGGTACAG gaGTATGATGCCCAGGGCCTTGGATGGCCAGGTTGTCATGGAGAAGACACCGCGTTATTTTGTTACCGTGGAGACCCCGGGGCGTGTACACTCCATGTCGCATGACGTGAAGCTGATTATTGTGGTCCGAGATCCTGTGACCCGGGCCATCTCTGACTACACCCAGATCATCTCCAAGACCCCCCACATCCCCACCTTCGAGACCCTCGCCTTCAAGAACCGCACCAATG GTGAGATCGACTCTCTGTGGAGCCCTCTATGGATCGGACTGTACGCCCAGCACCTGGAGCGTTGGCTGGCCTGGTTCCCCCGGGCCCAGATCCATCTGGTCAGTGGGGAGGGCCTCATCTCCGACCCAGCCGGAGAACTAGGAAAGGTCCAGGACTTTCTGGGCCTTCAGAGGATTGTGACGGACAAGCACTTCTACTTCAATAAGACTAAAGGTTTCCCCTGCCTGAAGAAACCGGAGGGCAGCAGCAAGCCCCACTGCCTGGGAAAGACTAAAGGCAGGACACACGCCTCCATTGATCCGGAAGTGATCCAGAGACTGAGGGAGTTCTATAGGCCGCACAACCAGCGGTTCTACCAGATGACTGGCCAGAACTTTGGATGGCAATGA